In Falco cherrug isolate bFalChe1 chromosome 5, bFalChe1.pri, whole genome shotgun sequence, one DNA window encodes the following:
- the LOC102047613 gene encoding olfactory receptor 14A16-like, producing MSNGSSITQFLLLAFADSQELQLLHFWLFLGTYLAALMANSLIITAVVCDHHLHSPMYFFLLNLSLLDLGSISTTLPKAMANSLWGTRGILYAGCAAQLFFFLFLITAEYCLLTIMAYDRYVAICKPLHYGTLLSSRNCVYMAAAAWASGFLTAVLHTSDLFSLPFCHGNLVDQFFCEVPQILKLSCSEIDYVREVGLLMVSACLFFGCFVFIVLSYVQIFRAVLRIPSEQGRHKAFSTCLPHLAVVSLFVSTGMFAYLKTPSISSPSLDLVVTVLYSVVPPVVNPLIYSMRNQELKGAVSKLTSECYSEARNCPSSAQHL from the coding sequence atgtCCAACggcagctccatcacccagttcctcctcctggcatttGCAGATtctcaggagctgcagctcttgcattTCTGGCTCTTCCTGGGCACCTacctggctgccctcatggcCAACAGTCTCATCATCACTGCTGTAGTATGTGACCACCACCTTCACAGCCCcatgtacttcttcctcctGAATCTCTCTCTCCTCGACCTgggctccatctccaccactctccccaaagccatggcAAACTCCCTCTGGGGCACCAGAGGCATCCTCTATGCaggatgtgctgcacagctatttttcttcctctttttgaTCACAGCAGAATATTGTCTCCTCACCATCATGGCCTATGACCGCTATGTGGCCATCTGCAAACCCCTGCACTACGGGACCCTGTTGAGCAGCAGAAATTGTGTCtacatggcagcagctgcctgggccagtgggtttctcactgctgtgctgcacaccTCTGATTTATTCTCACTTCCATTCTGCCATGGTAATCTTGTGGACCAGTTCTTCTGTGAAGTCCCTCagatcctcaagctctcctgctcaGAAATAGACTATGTCAGGGAAGTTGGGCTTCTCATGGTTAGTGCCTGTTTATtctttgggtgttttgttttcattgtgctgTCCTACGTGCAGATCTTCAGGGCCGTGCTGAGgatcccctctgagcagggacggcacaaagccttttccacgtgcctccctcacctggcTGTGGTCTCCCTCTTTGTCAGCACTGGCATGTTTGCCTACCTGAAGaccccctccatctcctccccatcgCTGGACCTGGTGGTGACAGTTCTGTACTCGGTGGTACCTCCAGTGGTGAAccccctcatctacagcatgaggaaccaggagctCAAGGGTGCAGTGTCGAAACTGACAAGTGAATGTTACTCTGAAGCAAGAAACTGCCCTTCTTCTGCACAGCACTTATAA